ACAGATTTGGCCTCCTCTCGATATAGACCCCTCCCGAATTCCCATTCCGCAATAAAGCCTGTTGCCCCGCATCCCTCCCTCGCATTGGTGCCGATTCGTTTCAAGTATAGGGTGTCGGACGGCAAGATTCAACTAAAGTAACGGGGGTGGACGGCATTGCACCAAGGCGGGGACTATGCTAGATTTATACGTTGTGTCCAGGGTCATTCCACACGGAGGTGTGCAGCCATGAAAAAGGATATCCATCCGAAGTACGAGACCTGCAAGGTGACCTGCTCTTGCGGGAATGCCTTCGAAACCCGGTCCACCCAGCCGGAGATCAAGGTGGCGGTGTGCAACGCCTGCCATCCCTTCTATACCGGCAAAAAGGGACGGGCGATCGAAGCGGGGCGCCTGGAGAAGTTCCGGCAGAAGTACGCCGGAGTCGACTACGGCCAGAAGAAGGTCTCCGAATAGGCCGACGGATCGGGGGAGCCTGGCTCCCCCCTTTTCGTATCGTCACAAGCGACTCGAAGGAGCCCGAAGGGAGGAGAAGTCCCACATGGTCTGCGCGGTGAAACTCCTGACCCGAACCGCCGAAGGGGGCCGGGCGGTGGCGGCGGCGGCAAAGCTCTGCTACAGCCCCTCCGACGCGGGGTCCCTGTTCGAAGGGCTCGGGCCCGAGAAGGTCCGATCCTTTCTGGCCCATCTGCGCAAGGCGGGGCACTTTTCTCCCTTCGAGCATGCCTCCTTCACCTTTGCCGTGGACGGTCTGAGTCGGGTGGCCTCCCACCAGCTGGTGCGCCACCGCATGGCCAGCTTTTCCCAGCAGAGCCAGCGCTATGTTCCCGTGGGGACGCCGGAGTGCGTGCTCCCCCCCAGCGTTTCGGAGAACCCGGAGTGCCGGGGCCTCTTCGAGGAACATGCCCGCCGGAGCCTGGAGCTTTACCGGACCCTGGTGGACCGGGGGATTCCCAAGGAGGATGCCCGGTTCGTCCTGCCCCACGGCTGGGCCACCCGTCTGGTGGTGACCATGAACGCCCGGGAGCTGCACCACTTTTTCCGACTTCGCCTGTGCCGCCGTGCCCAGTGGGAGATCCGGGAGGTGGCCCGGCAGATGCTCCTGGCCGTTCGGGAAGCGGAGCCGGAGCTCTTCGACCTCGCCGGACCGGATTGCCTGACCGAGGGCGCCTGCCGGGAGCCTTCCAGCTGCGGGCGACCCTATGCCACCATGGAGGAACTGCTTGCCCGATGAAGACCAAACACGTAACGCTGCTCCTTTCCCGCTTTTTCACCCTGATGGCCCTTCCCTGGGATGCTCCCTGCGAGCGGCTTCCCGTGGGGGGGCAGGCGGTGATCGAAGGGGTTCTCATGAAGGGGTACCAGCAATGGGGGCTATCGGTTCGGGAGCCCGATGGGGGGCTGTGGCGCCGTTCCTGGTCCGTGGCCACCTGGGTGAAGCGTTTTCCCTGGGATTGGCCGGTGTTGCGCGGGGTGGCGGTCATGGCGGACATGATGAAGACGGGCTATCGGGCACTGAACCTCTCCGCGCAGGTGGCCCTGGGGGAGGAGGAGGGCGGCTTTTCCCTGACCGAGACGGTCCTCTCCCTGGTTCTGGCCATCGGTGCGGTGGTGGGTCTGTTCCTGCTCCTCCCTCTGTGGATCTCCGAAGGCCTGGGCGGACGCTGGGGGTGGTCCCCCCACGGAATCCACGCCTTCGAAGGCCTGGTCCGAGGGGGCGTCTTCGTGGCCTACCTGGCTCTCATGGGGTGCTGGGGGGAAATGCGTCGGGTCTTCGCCTACCACGGAGCGGAGCACAAGACCATCAACGCCTTCGAGGCGGGTGAGGACCTGACCCCCGAGACGGCCCTCCGGTATTCCCGAATCCATCGCCGCTGCGGGACCTCCTTCCTTTTGGTGGTGGTGGCGGTGA
The sequence above is drawn from the Aminomonas paucivorans DSM 12260 genome and encodes:
- the rpmE gene encoding 50S ribosomal protein L31 yields the protein MKKDIHPKYETCKVTCSCGNAFETRSTQPEIKVAVCNACHPFYTGKKGRAIEAGRLEKFRQKYAGVDYGQKKVSE
- the thyX gene encoding FAD-dependent thymidylate synthase; the protein is MVCAVKLLTRTAEGGRAVAAAAKLCYSPSDAGSLFEGLGPEKVRSFLAHLRKAGHFSPFEHASFTFAVDGLSRVASHQLVRHRMASFSQQSQRYVPVGTPECVLPPSVSENPECRGLFEEHARRSLELYRTLVDRGIPKEDARFVLPHGWATRLVVTMNARELHHFFRLRLCRRAQWEIREVARQMLLAVREAEPELFDLAGPDCLTEGACREPSSCGRPYATMEELLAR
- a CDS encoding DUF1385 domain-containing protein, whose amino-acid sequence is MKTKHVTLLLSRFFTLMALPWDAPCERLPVGGQAVIEGVLMKGYQQWGLSVREPDGGLWRRSWSVATWVKRFPWDWPVLRGVAVMADMMKTGYRALNLSAQVALGEEEGGFSLTETVLSLVLAIGAVVGLFLLLPLWISEGLGGRWGWSPHGIHAFEGLVRGGVFVAYLALMGCWGEMRRVFAYHGAEHKTINAFEAGEDLTPETALRYSRIHRRCGTSFLLVVVAVSILVFGLAGTGGALWRFSSRIVLLPVVVGLSYEIIRWASKDSLLGRWLLAPALLLQYLTTREPSSDQLEVAIDALRVALGDPLPETQNP